The following are encoded in a window of Bacillota bacterium genomic DNA:
- a CDS encoding competence/damage-inducible protein A, whose translation MQAEIICTGSELLLGYVQNTNADYLGHELATLGIEVVLQITVGDDWKLMEQTVREALERADLVITTGGLGPTTDDITKDVIAAVLGVPMVTDDESLVRMREYFARRGIEMPDIFIRQASFPHGSKIIPNHKGTAPGALIERDGKVIVIFPGPPRELRAMFETSVKPYLLQVPGRGEVLRTRVLKLTSIAEYVVQEILKELGELTNPGLGYLAMPGEVHLRVNAHAVDPAEAERMVGELTEKVTALVGEYIFAVDDEIPEKTVGDLLFRKGLTISVAESCTAGMAAARFTDVPGSSRYFVGGVVAYDNHLKQEVLGVPAEILERYGAVSEQTAVAMAEGIRRLTCSDLGLAITGIAGPHGGTTAKPVGLVYVALASARETLCRRLLLPGVRKAVRIGTVNSSLRIVKNFLNQQAE comes from the coding sequence ATGCAGGCGGAAATAATCTGCACCGGGAGTGAACTCCTGCTAGGCTATGTTCAGAACACAAACGCCGACTACCTGGGACACGAACTGGCGACCCTGGGTATTGAGGTTGTTCTTCAGATCACGGTCGGTGATGATTGGAAACTAATGGAACAAACCGTCCGCGAGGCCCTGGAACGGGCGGACCTGGTAATTACCACCGGAGGCCTTGGGCCGACCACCGACGACATCACCAAGGACGTAATCGCCGCGGTACTCGGCGTGCCGATGGTCACCGACGACGAATCCCTGGTCCGGATGCGCGAATACTTTGCCCGGCGCGGCATCGAGATGCCGGACATCTTCATCCGCCAGGCGAGCTTCCCTCACGGATCGAAGATCATTCCCAACCACAAAGGCACGGCGCCGGGAGCCCTGATCGAGAGGGACGGCAAGGTGATCGTCATTTTCCCGGGTCCGCCGCGGGAACTGCGGGCGATGTTTGAGACTTCGGTGAAGCCGTACCTCCTGCAAGTCCCCGGCCGGGGCGAAGTGTTGCGGACCAGGGTGCTGAAGTTGACCAGCATCGCCGAGTATGTCGTCCAGGAAATCCTCAAGGAACTCGGTGAGCTGACAAACCCCGGCCTGGGATATCTTGCCATGCCGGGGGAGGTGCACCTGCGGGTGAATGCCCACGCCGTGGACCCGGCGGAGGCGGAGCGGATGGTCGGGGAACTGACGGAGAAGGTAACCGCCCTGGTAGGCGAGTACATTTTCGCCGTGGACGACGAGATCCCGGAAAAGACGGTGGGCGACCTTCTGTTCCGCAAGGGACTTACAATCTCCGTCGCCGAATCCTGTACGGCCGGGATGGCCGCGGCCCGATTCACCGACGTGCCGGGCAGTTCCCGGTACTTTGTCGGCGGGGTGGTGGCCTACGACAACCACCTCAAGCAGGAAGTGCTGGGGGTTCCGGCCGAGATTCTGGAGCGTTACGGCGCGGTAAGCGAACAAACGGCGGTCGCGATGGCCGAGGGCATCAGGCGGTTGACGTGTTCCGACCTGGGGTTGGCCATCACCGGAATCGCCGGTCCGCATGGGGGCACTACGGCCAAGCCGGTGGGGCTGGTCTACGTCGCGCTGGCCAGTGCGCGCGAGACATTATGCCGGCGGTTGTTGCTGCCCGGGGTGCGTAAGGCGGTCCGTATCGGCACGGTCAATTCTTCCCTGCGAATTGTAAAGAATTTCTTGAACCAGCAAGCCGAGTGA
- a CDS encoding DNA translocase FtsK 4TM domain-containing protein encodes MGLYRQLKREVRYEVLGLILAAVGVLTLLSLYSSSVGVFGSLVGRGCRTLAGEGAFVFPLLAGYWGLKLLRDRNPAKYPGKLYGSLVGFLVLVTALHLVSVGPEGSFRTVVGAGVNGDGGGVLGAVLGWLAYNWFGYAGSAIILVAAGLAALTMFTELPVSALGKSVGRRLAGGARGGWGRVQNFVYTDERPVPGPQPLILDHTAPKTEPEAPVVPNETPERLKEQRTGSPRVEPVERQVSLNEITTYRLPPVDILSRPRVKGAVKKAEDITANVRVLEETLESFGVKAKVVQVSRGPAITRYEVQPAAGVKVSRIVSLSDDIALALTAPAVRIEAPIPGKAAVGIEVPNKEITLVPLRDLLETKEFKQSVSRLTLALGKDIAGSPVVADLAMMPHLLIAGATGAGKSVCLNTLICSLLFKSSPEEVKLLLVDPKMVELTNYNGIPHLLSPVVTNPKKAAISLKWLVREMERRYELFAAAGVRDIGRYNSVLRAGAPGEERVHLPLIVVVIDELADLMMVAPSDVEDSIVRLAQMARAAGIHLVIATQRPSVDVITGLIKANILSRISFAVSSQIDSRTILDIGGAEKLLGRGDMLFLAAGSSKPIRLQGAFLSDKDVEALVDFLRKQAIPEFDEELFDGAEEEEESGSEDELFPRAVEIIVRTGHASISLLQRRMHIGYARAARLIDAMEKKGIVGGFEGSKPRAVLMSPEQYQQYFRSKMPN; translated from the coding sequence GTGGGACTTTACCGTCAGCTTAAACGGGAGGTCCGGTACGAAGTACTGGGTTTGATCCTGGCCGCGGTGGGCGTGTTAACCCTCTTGAGCCTGTACAGTTCCTCGGTGGGCGTGTTCGGCAGCCTGGTAGGGCGCGGGTGCCGGACCCTGGCCGGGGAGGGGGCTTTCGTGTTTCCTTTGCTCGCCGGATACTGGGGGTTGAAGCTGCTCCGGGACCGCAACCCGGCCAAATACCCCGGCAAGCTCTACGGCAGCCTGGTGGGCTTTTTGGTGTTGGTGACGGCGTTGCACCTGGTATCGGTCGGACCCGAGGGCAGCTTCCGGACCGTGGTCGGCGCGGGCGTCAACGGGGATGGGGGCGGGGTGTTGGGCGCCGTACTGGGCTGGCTGGCGTACAACTGGTTCGGCTACGCGGGCAGTGCGATCATCCTGGTGGCCGCCGGCCTGGCGGCGCTCACCATGTTCACGGAACTGCCGGTGTCGGCGCTGGGGAAAAGCGTGGGGCGGCGTTTGGCGGGCGGTGCCCGCGGCGGGTGGGGCCGGGTTCAGAACTTCGTTTATACCGATGAGCGGCCGGTCCCCGGTCCGCAACCGTTGATTCTGGACCACACGGCACCCAAAACGGAACCGGAAGCGCCGGTCGTGCCAAACGAAACACCCGAACGGTTAAAGGAGCAACGCACCGGTTCCCCCCGGGTGGAACCGGTGGAACGACAGGTTTCCCTGAATGAAATCACCACCTACCGTCTTCCGCCGGTGGACATCCTCTCGCGCCCCCGGGTGAAGGGCGCGGTGAAGAAGGCCGAAGACATCACCGCGAACGTGCGCGTTTTGGAGGAAACACTGGAGAGTTTCGGGGTCAAGGCCAAAGTGGTGCAAGTCTCGCGCGGGCCCGCGATCACCCGGTACGAAGTTCAGCCGGCCGCGGGCGTCAAGGTGAGCCGGATCGTCAGCCTTTCTGACGACATCGCCCTGGCGCTGACCGCCCCGGCGGTCAGGATCGAGGCGCCCATCCCCGGCAAGGCGGCGGTGGGGATTGAGGTGCCGAACAAGGAGATTACCCTGGTCCCGCTCCGGGACCTTCTGGAGACCAAGGAGTTCAAGCAATCCGTCTCCCGCCTGACCCTGGCTCTCGGCAAGGATATCGCCGGCAGCCCGGTGGTCGCCGACCTGGCGATGATGCCGCACCTCCTGATTGCGGGCGCCACCGGTGCGGGGAAGAGTGTCTGCCTTAACACGCTTATTTGCAGTCTCCTGTTCAAGAGCAGCCCCGAAGAAGTGAAGCTTCTGCTGGTCGACCCCAAGATGGTGGAACTGACCAACTACAATGGTATCCCGCACCTTCTGTCCCCGGTGGTGACCAATCCCAAGAAGGCGGCGATCTCCTTGAAGTGGTTGGTCCGGGAGATGGAGCGCCGTTACGAGCTGTTCGCGGCGGCGGGAGTGCGCGACATCGGGCGGTACAACAGTGTATTGCGGGCGGGCGCTCCGGGAGAGGAACGCGTCCACCTGCCGCTGATCGTCGTGGTGATCGACGAGCTGGCGGACTTAATGATGGTAGCGCCCAGCGACGTTGAGGATTCCATTGTCCGTCTGGCCCAGATGGCGCGGGCCGCCGGAATCCACCTGGTGATCGCCACCCAGCGCCCTTCGGTGGACGTGATCACCGGGTTGATCAAGGCGAACATCCTTTCCCGGATCTCTTTCGCCGTTTCATCCCAGATTGACTCACGCACCATCCTGGACATCGGGGGTGCCGAGAAGCTGTTGGGGCGCGGGGACATGCTCTTCCTGGCCGCCGGCAGCTCCAAGCCGATCCGGCTCCAGGGCGCCTTTCTCTCGGATAAGGATGTGGAAGCATTGGTTGATTTCCTGAGGAAGCAGGCAATACCGGAGTTTGACGAGGAATTGTTCGACGGGGCGGAAGAGGAGGAGGAATCCGGTTCCGAGGACGAGTTGTTCCCCCGGGCGGTGGAGATCATTGTGCGGACCGGGCACGCGTCCATTTCCCTGCTGCAGCGCCGCATGCATATCGGTTACGCGCGGGCGGCCCGGCTGATTGACGCCATGGAGAAGAAGGGGATCGTGGGAGGGTTTGAAGGAAGCAAACCGCGGGCAGTGCTGATGAGTCCCGAACAGTACCAGCAGTATTTCCGTTCCAAAATGCCAAATTGA
- the rimO gene encoding 30S ribosomal protein S12 methylthiotransferase RimO translates to MNFPWKVEAPRIALVSLGCDKNRVDGEVMLGLLERAGCRIAAEPEADVILVNTCAFIQEAKQESIDAILEAARYREEGRCRVLLATGCLAQRYPGELLRDLPELDGVVGTGEIGRVVDIVRRAAAGERVREVGPPGFLGRDVLPRVPGGSPFTAYLKISEGCDNRCLYCVIPQLRGAHRSRRPSVLVREARSLAAGGAREIVLVAQDTTRYGSDLPEETSLASLVSQLAVLDGVAWVRLLYCYPSGITFDLVELMAREPRLCRYLDIPLQHAGDHVLRRMGRNMMGYDLRKLILFLRSAVPGLTIRSTFMVGFPGETEDDFEELLDFLQAMKLDHAGFFAYSREEGTPAALLPDQIPPEVKRERLERAAAVQRAVSHAVNRARVGSEVTVLVEGKKGGQHYGRSEGDAPDIDGRVFLNAAVDLEPGTFVRARVTGAGPYDLRARVISTLPL, encoded by the coding sequence GTGAATTTCCCGTGGAAAGTTGAGGCTCCCCGTATTGCCCTGGTGAGCCTCGGTTGCGACAAGAACCGGGTGGACGGCGAAGTGATGCTGGGATTGCTGGAGCGGGCCGGCTGCCGGATCGCGGCCGAGCCGGAGGCCGACGTTATCCTGGTGAATACGTGCGCCTTCATCCAAGAGGCCAAGCAGGAGTCCATCGACGCCATTCTCGAGGCGGCCCGGTACCGGGAGGAGGGCCGCTGCCGGGTGCTCCTCGCCACCGGATGTCTGGCCCAGCGGTATCCCGGTGAGCTCTTGCGCGACCTTCCCGAACTGGACGGGGTGGTGGGCACCGGCGAGATCGGCCGGGTGGTGGATATTGTGCGGCGGGCGGCGGCCGGAGAGAGGGTCCGGGAAGTCGGCCCGCCCGGTTTTTTGGGCCGTGACGTGCTGCCGCGCGTGCCCGGCGGGTCACCCTTTACCGCCTATCTCAAAATCAGCGAGGGTTGCGACAACCGTTGCCTGTACTGCGTCATTCCCCAATTGCGCGGTGCTCACCGCAGCCGGCGACCATCCGTTCTGGTCCGGGAAGCGCGGTCCCTGGCGGCCGGAGGCGCCCGGGAAATCGTGCTCGTGGCCCAGGACACGACCCGGTACGGTTCGGACTTGCCGGAAGAGACGAGTCTCGCCAGCCTGGTGTCCCAACTGGCGGTCCTGGACGGGGTGGCCTGGGTCCGGCTGCTCTACTGCTACCCAAGCGGGATCACCTTCGACCTGGTGGAGTTGATGGCCCGGGAGCCGCGCCTTTGCCGGTATCTGGACATCCCGCTGCAGCACGCCGGCGACCACGTGCTGCGGCGGATGGGCCGGAACATGATGGGTTACGACTTGCGCAAGCTGATCCTTTTTTTGCGCAGCGCCGTCCCCGGCCTGACCATCCGCTCGACGTTCATGGTCGGTTTCCCGGGGGAAACGGAAGACGACTTCGAGGAGTTGCTCGATTTTCTTCAGGCGATGAAACTCGACCACGCCGGGTTCTTTGCCTATTCCCGGGAAGAAGGAACTCCCGCGGCTCTGCTCCCGGACCAGATACCGCCGGAGGTGAAACGGGAACGCTTGGAGCGAGCCGCGGCGGTGCAGCGGGCAGTGTCCCACGCCGTGAACCGGGCCCGGGTGGGTTCCGAGGTCACCGTACTGGTGGAGGGCAAAAAGGGCGGACAGCACTACGGGCGATCCGAGGGGGACGCCCCGGACATTGACGGCCGGGTTTTCCTGAACGCGGCGGTCGACCTGGAACCCGGCACTTTCGTGCGCGCCCGCGTCACCGGCGCCGGGCCCTATGACCTGCGGGCCCGGGTTATTTCCACCCTCCCCTTGTAA
- a CDS encoding AAA family ATPase, with protein sequence MYREASIGFGIALLIFLVVIGYNIGPLVFLGALGGMLYYMMRSRGLVRTFNKVPSESQVQVSFCDVGGQAAAIGELREALDFIKDRQEIRRLGIRPLKGILLTGPPGTGKTLLARAAANYTDAVFIAASGSEFIEMYAGVGAQRVRKLFKTAREAAQKHKKNYALVFIDEIDVLGGKRGRTSSHLEYDQTLNQLLVEMDGIDVDDEVQLLVVAATNRSDMLDPALLRPGRFDRQVRVDLPDKEGRLEILRLHTRNKPLAEDVSLPELAQDTFGFSGAHLESLANEAAILAMRETAKEITRSHFQESIDKVIMGGKLDRRPSVEEMKRVAVHETGHAMISELMRAGSVSTLTITPRGSALGYMRQTAEDDRYLHTREYLENQIAVLLAGAVAEEIMLGSRSTGAASDIEQAVTISEHLIRGGMSELGFVSLEALTLDTKQKATSEILKNQESRVRENLTQREDALRVIVEHLLENEKVTGEDLRGLLNGAAA encoded by the coding sequence ATGTACAGAGAGGCTAGCATTGGTTTTGGCATCGCGCTGCTCATTTTTCTGGTGGTGATCGGCTATAATATCGGCCCCCTCGTTTTCCTGGGTGCGCTCGGCGGGATGCTGTACTACATGATGCGCTCCCGGGGGTTGGTGCGGACTTTTAACAAAGTGCCGTCCGAAAGCCAGGTGCAGGTGTCTTTTTGCGATGTGGGCGGGCAGGCGGCGGCCATCGGGGAGTTGCGGGAGGCTCTGGATTTCATCAAGGACCGGCAGGAAATCCGGCGCCTCGGTATTCGGCCCCTGAAAGGCATTCTGTTGACCGGGCCGCCCGGAACGGGCAAGACGCTTTTAGCCCGGGCGGCGGCCAACTACACCGACGCCGTGTTCATCGCGGCGAGCGGCAGTGAGTTTATCGAGATGTACGCCGGGGTCGGCGCGCAACGGGTGCGCAAGTTGTTCAAGACGGCCCGGGAGGCCGCCCAGAAACACAAAAAGAACTACGCCCTGGTCTTCATCGATGAGATCGACGTGTTGGGGGGTAAGCGGGGCCGAACTTCGAGCCACCTGGAGTATGACCAGACGCTGAACCAGTTGCTGGTGGAGATGGACGGCATCGACGTGGACGACGAAGTCCAACTGCTGGTGGTTGCGGCCACCAACCGGTCGGACATGCTGGATCCCGCCCTGTTGCGTCCCGGGCGGTTCGACCGCCAGGTGCGCGTGGATCTGCCCGACAAGGAAGGGCGCCTGGAGATCTTGCGCCTGCACACGCGCAACAAACCGCTGGCCGAAGACGTCAGCCTGCCCGAGTTGGCTCAAGACACCTTTGGGTTTTCCGGGGCCCACCTGGAGAGCCTGGCGAACGAGGCGGCCATCCTGGCGATGCGCGAGACGGCGAAAGAAATCACCCGGAGTCACTTCCAGGAGTCCATCGACAAGGTGATAATGGGCGGAAAGCTGGATCGGCGGCCTTCGGTTGAAGAAATGAAGCGCGTGGCCGTGCATGAAACCGGTCACGCCATGATCAGCGAACTGATGCGGGCCGGGTCGGTCTCCACCCTGACCATTACGCCGCGAGGCAGTGCTTTGGGGTATATGCGGCAAACCGCCGAGGACGACCGCTACCTGCACACCAGAGAGTACCTGGAAAACCAGATCGCGGTGCTGCTGGCCGGCGCGGTCGCGGAGGAAATCATGCTGGGTTCGCGCAGCACGGGCGCGGCCAGCGACATCGAACAGGCGGTGACGATCTCGGAGCATCTGATCCGTGGGGGGATGTCCGAACTCGGCTTTGTGAGCCTGGAGGCGCTCACCCTCGATACCAAGCAAAAAGCGACGAGTGAGATTTTGAAGAACCAGGAGAGCCGGGTCCGGGAGAACCTGACGCAACGGGAGGACGCCCTGCGGGTGATCGTGGAGCACTTGTTGGAGAATGAAAAAGTGACCGGCGAGGATCTGAGGGGGCTTTTAAACGGTGCAGCCGCTTGA
- a CDS encoding RodZ domain-containing protein has product MSLGQVLKEAREARGHSLDHAEEETKIRKKYLAALEEEQYHVLPGRVYTKAFLRTYARFLGLDADSVLAEFRARNPLETREAAAEDRAAVPAEGRKKSVFRRFLLSAGVIVLLVVFNSLYGAIRGGWSVSEAPPSGPGVGVQNPPAVEPEPVPEEKPEPPAVIEGLDLVLQVVDGSCWMRVSVDGQQAFEGMVPAGQTMSFKAEEIIGLRLGNAGAVLVQLNGEDLGRLGQRGEVVSREFPVES; this is encoded by the coding sequence TTGTCCTTGGGACAGGTACTGAAGGAGGCAAGGGAGGCCCGCGGCCATTCCCTTGACCACGCCGAAGAGGAAACTAAAATCCGCAAGAAGTACCTGGCCGCCCTGGAGGAGGAGCAGTACCATGTGCTGCCGGGAAGGGTCTACACCAAGGCTTTCCTGCGCACCTACGCCCGCTTTCTGGGGTTGGACGCGGACTCGGTGCTGGCCGAATTTCGGGCGCGAAATCCCCTGGAAACCAGGGAGGCGGCGGCCGAGGACCGGGCCGCTGTCCCAGCGGAAGGAAGGAAGAAGTCGGTGTTTAGAAGGTTTTTGCTGTCGGCCGGGGTGATCGTTCTGCTGGTGGTCTTCAATTCGCTCTACGGAGCGATACGCGGCGGTTGGTCGGTTTCCGAAGCGCCGCCTTCCGGTCCGGGTGTCGGCGTGCAAAACCCGCCCGCGGTCGAGCCGGAGCCGGTTCCCGAGGAAAAACCGGAACCGCCGGCGGTTATCGAGGGGCTGGACCTCGTGCTTCAGGTGGTGGACGGTTCATGCTGGATGCGGGTCAGCGTCGACGGCCAGCAGGCCTTCGAGGGGATGGTGCCCGCCGGACAGACAATGAGTTTCAAGGCCGAGGAGATCATCGGCCTCCGGCTCGGCAACGCCGGAGCCGTGCTGGTTCAATTGAACGGTGAGGATCTGGGGCGCTTGGGTCAGCGGGGCGAGGTTGTAAGTCGTGAATTTCCCGTGGAAAGTTGA